One Vulpes lagopus strain Blue_001 chromosome 18, ASM1834538v1, whole genome shotgun sequence DNA window includes the following coding sequences:
- the GDF5 gene encoding growth/differentiation factor 5 gives MRLPKLLTFLLWHLAWLDLEFICTVLGAPDLGQRPQGARPGLAKAEAKERPPLARSVFRPGGHSYGGGAANARAKGGTGQTGGLTQPKKDEPKKLPPRPGGPEPKPGHPTQTRQAAPRMVTPKGQLPGGKAPPKAGSVPGPFLLKKARETGPPPEPKEPFRPPPITPHEYMLSLYRTLSDADRKGGNSSVKLEAGLANTITSFIDKGQDDRGPVVRKQRYVFDISALEKDGLLGAELRILRKKPSDTAKPVAPSIGRAAQLKLSSCPSGRQPAALLDVRSVPGLDGSGWEVFDIWKLFRNFKNSAQLCLELEAWERGRAVDLRGLGFDRAARQVHEKALFLVFGRTKKRDLFFNEIKARSGQDDKTVYEYLFSQRRKRRAPLATRQGKRPSKNPKARCSRKALHVNFKDMGWDDWIIAPLEYEAFHCEGLCEFPLRSHLEPTNHAVIQTLMNSMDPESTPPTCCVPTRLSPISILFIDSANNVVYKQYEDMVVESCGCR, from the exons ATGAGACTCCCCAAACTCCTCACTTTTTTGCTTTGGCACCTGGCTTGGCTGGACCTGGAATTCATCTGCACTGTGTTGGGTGCCCCTGACTTGGGCCAGAGACCCCAGGGGGCCAGGCCAGGATTGGCCAAAGCGGAAGCCAAGGAGAGGCCCCCTCTGGCCCGGAGCGTCTTTAGACCAGGGGGTCACAGCTATGGTGGGGGGGCCGCCAATGCCAGGGCCAAGGGGGGCACCGGGCAGACGGGAGGCCTGACACAGCCCAAGAAGGATGAACCTAAAAAGCTGCCCCCCAGACCGGGCGGCCCTGAACCCAAGCCAGGACACCCTACCCAGACCAGGCAGGCGGCACCGCGGATGGTGACCCCCAAAGGACAGCTTCCTGGGGGTAAGGCACCTCCAAAGGCAGGATCTGTCCCCGGCCCCTTCCTGCTGAAGAAGGCCAGGGAGACTGGGCCCCCTCCAGAGCCCAAGGAGCCGTTCCGCCCGCCCCCCATCACGCCCCACGAGTACATGCTCTCGCTGTACAGGACGCTGTCCGATGCTGACAGAAAGGGAGGCAACAGCAGCGTGAAGTTGGAGGCTGGCCTGGCCAACACCATCACCAGCTTTATTGACAAAGGGCAAG ATGACCGAGGTCCTGTGGTCAGAAAGCAGAGGTACGTGTTTGACATTAGTGCCCTGGAGAAGGATGGGCTGCTAGGGGCCGAGCTGCGGATCTTGCGGAAGAAGCCCTCGGACACGGCCAAGCCAGTGGCCCCCAGCATCGGGCGGGCTGCCCAGCTGAAGCTGTCCAGCTGCCCCAGCGGCCGGCAGCCGGCAGCCCTGCTGGATGTGCGCTCCGTGCCAGGCCTGGACGGATCTGGCTGGGAGGTGTTCGACATCTGGAAGCTTTTCCGAAACTTTAAGAACTCGGCCCAGCTGTGCCTGGAGCTGGAGGCCTGGGAACGGGGCCGGGCCGTGGACCTCCGTGGCCTGGGTTTTGACCGGGCTGCCAGGCAGGTCCACGAGAAGGCCCTGTTCCTGGTATTTGGCCGCACCAAGAAACGGGACCTGTTCTTTAATGAGATTAAGGCCCGATCAGGGCAAGATGATAAGACTGTGTATGAGTACCTGTTCAGCCAGCGGCGAAAAAGGCGGGCCCCACTGGCCACGCGCCAGGGCAAACGGCCCAGCAAGAACCCCAAGGCCCGCTGCAGTCGGAAGGCACTGCATGTCAACTTCAAAGACATGGGTTGGGATGACTGGATCATTGCACCCCTTGAGTACGAGGCCTTCCACTGTGAGGGGCTATGTGAGTTCCCCTTGCGCTCCCACCTGGAGCCCACGAACCACGCAGTCATCCAGACCCTGATGAACTCCATGGACCCTGAGTCCACACCACCAACCTGCTGTGTGCCCACACGACTAAGTCCCATCAGCATCCTCTTCATTGACTCCGCCAACAACGTGGTCTATAAGCAATATGAGGACATGGTTGTGGAGTCTTGTGGCTGCAGGTAG